The Acidobacteriota bacterium genome includes the window GTCAGGCGGACCTCGATCACCTCCGACACCTCGGCCGGGTCGGGTCTCCAAGCAGGCGGCGGCACGATGCGCGCGAGGAACGGATGGACGCGGTAACCGCTCACCAGCGTGGTGACCGGAGGCAGGACCGCGAGAAGAGACACGGATTCGGAAGGGAGCCCCACCTCCTCCCACGCTTCGCGGCGGGCGGTTTGAAAGAGGTCTTCGTCGTCGGGCTCCCACCGCCCTCCCGGAAAGGCCAGCTGTCCTCCATGGACGCCGTGCGGGGCGCGCCGGACCAGCACCACTCGCGGCTCCCCGTCGCCGCCCCGGAAGACGGGGACGAGGCAGGAGGCCAGGGCCGGGGACCCAGGCGGCCCGATCTGCTCCTCGCTCACGCCGATTCCTTCTTCGGGGGAAACAGGAGCGAGGCCGCCACGCCCGCCGCCAGGAGGAGAAGCACCGCGCCCAGCAGGTAGAAATTGAAGGCCTTGCCGAGAAACGACTTGAGCCAGGTCGCGCCGAGCATCTTGCCGCCCACGAGAACGAGAACTAGGGCCAGGGAAACCTTGAGGTAGCGGAATCGGTCCATGAGGCCCGCCAGGGCGAAGTAGAGGGACCGCAGTCCCAGAATGGCGAAGACGTTGCTCGTAAAGACGAGGAAGGGGTCGGCCGTGATGGCGAAGATGGCGGGGATGGAGTCCACGGCGAAAATGAGGTCCGTCGTCTCCACGAGGATCAAAGCCAGGGCCAGCGGCGTGAGGAGAAGCGCTCCAGGGCGCGCCGCCGCCACCACCTCGTCCGCCTCCTCCCGTCCACCCGGCAGTTCGGCCTCCCGCGAGGCCGGCGAACCGGCGCG containing:
- a CDS encoding CoA pyrophosphatase, whose translation is MSEEQIGPPGSPALASCLVPVFRGGDGEPRVVLVRRAPHGVHGGQLAFPGGRWEPDDEDLFQTARREAWEEVGLPSESVSLLAVLPPVTTLVSGYRVHPFLARIVPPPAWRPDPAEVSEVIEVRLTDLSDPSARGEEWFAWPEWPEARRFAFIRIGPHKLWGATFRILEPLLPRLLSMEWEV